The Cynocephalus volans isolate mCynVol1 chromosome 2, mCynVol1.pri, whole genome shotgun sequence genome window below encodes:
- the SPRING1 gene encoding SREBP regulating gene protein isoform X4, with protein sequence MVNLAAMVWRRLLRKRWVLALVFGLSLVYFLSSTFKQSVQHENTYRDPIAKYCYGESPPELFPA encoded by the exons ATGGTGAACCTGGCGGCCATGGTATGGCGCCGGCTTCTGCGGAAGAGGTGGGTGCTCGCCCTGGTCTTCGGGCTCTCGCTGGTCTACTTCCTCAGCAGCACCTTCAAGCAG AGCGTGCAGCATGAGAACACCTACAGGGATCCCATAGCAAAGTACTGCTATGGAGAGAGCCCCCCTGAGCTCTTCCCCGCATGA
- the SPRING1 gene encoding SREBP regulating gene protein isoform X5, whose protein sequence is MPPGSRACPAPPPGPRAPRPRRDGEPGGHGMAPASAEEVGARPGLRALAGLLPQQHLQAGHVCERKDLLVNGCCNVNDPNTKQYCCDGCLSNGCCSAYEYCVSCCLQPNKQLLLERFLNRAAVAFQNLFMAVEDHFELCLAKCRTSSQSVQHENTYRDPIAKYCYGESPPELFPA, encoded by the exons ATGCCGCCCGGGTCCCGGGCCTGCCCCGCTCCGCCGCCCGGTCCCCGCGCCCCGCGTCCACGTCGGGATGGTGAACCTGGCGGCCATGGTATGGCGCCGGCTTCTGCGGAAGAGGTGGGTGCTCGCCCTGGTCTTCGGGCTCTCGCTGGTCTACTTCCTCAGCAGCACCTTCAAGCAG GACATGTGTGTGAAAGGAAGGATTTGCTGGTGAATGGCTGCTGTAACGTCAACGACCCTAACACAAAGCAGTACTGCTGCGATGGCTGCTTGTCCAACGGCTGCTGCAGCGCCTACGAGTACTGTGTCTCCTGCTGTCTGCAGCCCAACAAG CAACTTCTCCTAGAGCGCTTCCTCAACAGGGCAGCTGTGGCATTCCAGAACCTCTTCATGGCCGTTGAAGATCACTTCGAATTGTGTTTGGCTAAATGCAGGACCTCATCCCAG AGCGTGCAGCATGAGAACACCTACAGGGATCCCATAGCAAAGTACTGCTATGGAGAGAGCCCCCCTGAGCTCTTCCCCGCATGA
- the SPRING1 gene encoding SREBP regulating gene protein isoform X3 gives MPPGSRACPAPPPGPRAPRPRRDGEPGGHGMAPASAEEEERAVRDRNLLQVQDHDQPILWKVQFNLGNSSRPSNQCRNSIQGKHLITDELGHVCERKDLLVNGCCNVNDPNTKQYCCDGCLSNGCCSAYEYCVSCCLQPNKSVQHENTYRDPIAKYCYGESPPELFPA, from the exons ATGCCGCCCGGGTCCCGGGCCTGCCCCGCTCCGCCGCCCGGTCCCCGCGCCCCGCGTCCACGTCGGGATGGTGAACCTGGCGGCCATGGTATGGCGCCGGCTTCTGCGGAAGAG GAAGAGAGGGCAGTGAGAGATCGGAATCTCCTCCAGGTTCAAGACCATGATCAACCCATTCTGTGGAAAGTGCAGTTTAATCTGGGCAATAGCAGTCGGCCAAGCAATCAGTGCCGTAATTCCATTCAAGGGAAGCACCTCATCACAGATGAACTGG GACATGTGTGTGAAAGGAAGGATTTGCTGGTGAATGGCTGCTGTAACGTCAACGACCCTAACACAAAGCAGTACTGCTGCGATGGCTGCTTGTCCAACGGCTGCTGCAGCGCCTACGAGTACTGTGTCTCCTGCTGTCTGCAGCCCAACAAG AGCGTGCAGCATGAGAACACCTACAGGGATCCCATAGCAAAGTACTGCTATGGAGAGAGCCCCCCTGAGCTCTTCCCCGCATGA
- the SPRING1 gene encoding SREBP regulating gene protein isoform X2 yields MVNLAAMVWRRLLRKRWVLALVFGLSLVYFLSSTFKQEERAVRDRNLLQVQDHDQPILWKVQFNLGNSSRPSNQCRNSIQGKHLITDELGHVCERKDLLVNGCCNVNDPNTKQYCCDGCLSNGCCSAYEYCVSCCLQPNKQLLLERFLNRAAVAFQNLFMAVEDHFELCLAKCRTSSQSVQHENTYRDPIAKYCYGESPPELFPA; encoded by the exons ATGGTGAACCTGGCGGCCATGGTATGGCGCCGGCTTCTGCGGAAGAGGTGGGTGCTCGCCCTGGTCTTCGGGCTCTCGCTGGTCTACTTCCTCAGCAGCACCTTCAAGCAG GAAGAGAGGGCAGTGAGAGATCGGAATCTCCTCCAGGTTCAAGACCATGATCAACCCATTCTGTGGAAAGTGCAGTTTAATCTGGGCAATAGCAGTCGGCCAAGCAATCAGTGCCGTAATTCCATTCAAGGGAAGCACCTCATCACAGATGAACTGG GACATGTGTGTGAAAGGAAGGATTTGCTGGTGAATGGCTGCTGTAACGTCAACGACCCTAACACAAAGCAGTACTGCTGCGATGGCTGCTTGTCCAACGGCTGCTGCAGCGCCTACGAGTACTGTGTCTCCTGCTGTCTGCAGCCCAACAAG CAACTTCTCCTAGAGCGCTTCCTCAACAGGGCAGCTGTGGCATTCCAGAACCTCTTCATGGCCGTTGAAGATCACTTCGAATTGTGTTTGGCTAAATGCAGGACCTCATCCCAG AGCGTGCAGCATGAGAACACCTACAGGGATCCCATAGCAAAGTACTGCTATGGAGAGAGCCCCCCTGAGCTCTTCCCCGCATGA
- the SPRING1 gene encoding SREBP regulating gene protein isoform X1 produces the protein MPPGSRACPAPPPGPRAPRPRRDGEPGGHGMAPASAEEEERAVRDRNLLQVQDHDQPILWKVQFNLGNSSRPSNQCRNSIQGKHLITDELGHVCERKDLLVNGCCNVNDPNTKQYCCDGCLSNGCCSAYEYCVSCCLQPNKQLLLERFLNRAAVAFQNLFMAVEDHFELCLAKCRTSSQSVQHENTYRDPIAKYCYGESPPELFPA, from the exons ATGCCGCCCGGGTCCCGGGCCTGCCCCGCTCCGCCGCCCGGTCCCCGCGCCCCGCGTCCACGTCGGGATGGTGAACCTGGCGGCCATGGTATGGCGCCGGCTTCTGCGGAAGAG GAAGAGAGGGCAGTGAGAGATCGGAATCTCCTCCAGGTTCAAGACCATGATCAACCCATTCTGTGGAAAGTGCAGTTTAATCTGGGCAATAGCAGTCGGCCAAGCAATCAGTGCCGTAATTCCATTCAAGGGAAGCACCTCATCACAGATGAACTGG GACATGTGTGTGAAAGGAAGGATTTGCTGGTGAATGGCTGCTGTAACGTCAACGACCCTAACACAAAGCAGTACTGCTGCGATGGCTGCTTGTCCAACGGCTGCTGCAGCGCCTACGAGTACTGTGTCTCCTGCTGTCTGCAGCCCAACAAG CAACTTCTCCTAGAGCGCTTCCTCAACAGGGCAGCTGTGGCATTCCAGAACCTCTTCATGGCCGTTGAAGATCACTTCGAATTGTGTTTGGCTAAATGCAGGACCTCATCCCAG AGCGTGCAGCATGAGAACACCTACAGGGATCCCATAGCAAAGTACTGCTATGGAGAGAGCCCCCCTGAGCTCTTCCCCGCATGA